A DNA window from Zingiber officinale cultivar Zhangliang chromosome 3A, Zo_v1.1, whole genome shotgun sequence contains the following coding sequences:
- the LOC122052294 gene encoding uncharacterized protein LOC122052294, whose protein sequence is MASSSSSLVRPVSAGGAAGPWRLALPLRQISASPGFRHVRLSKSSALIVRAGTRGNPGSQQPVRLKEKQSSAPTSQAEEEVEEDLPWIHEKALDLVEFTGTVTQAVPGPRVGQSKLPWLLAVPLAWLGLSFVIGFGKAVRKFTSPRAQRKRLVNKNAFLLKSIDELFLKGKNEVNNAALKELMQKTGFNIEEILRKYIRYALNEKPFNPDLVVNLIHLRKSSMLEDAQVAEILNEVSRRIVKEKGPVVMDLSGFTEKGFKRKLAVQVLFGKIFYLSELPEFCTRDSSLIVKEIFGVTDEDADTLRIHTLSETDAIESAKKMVDDSSSEDHDD, encoded by the exons atggcctcctcctcctcctccctagTCCGGCCTGTCTCTGCCGGCGGTGCCGCTGGACCCTGGCGGCTGGCTCTCCCTCTCCGCCAGATCTCCGCGTCTCCTGGATTTCGTCACGTACGCCTCTCCAAATCCTCAGCCCTCATCGTGAGGGCTGGTACGAGGGGAAACCCTGGGTCACAACAACCCGTGCGTCTCAAGGAGAAACAATCTAGTGCTCCTACCTCGCAAGccgaagaggaggtggaggaggaccTTCCATGGATCCACGAGAAGGCGCTCGACCTGGTTGAGTTCACCGGGACGGTGACCCAAGCTGTCCCGGGGCCTAGGGTTGGGCAGAGCAAGCTGCCGTGGCTCCTGGCAGTCCCTTTGGCTTGGTTAGGCCTTTCCTTCGTGATTGGCTTTGGGAAGGCAGTGAGGAAGTTCACTTCGCCCAGAGCACAACGCAAGAGATTG GTCAATAAGAATGCTTTCTTATTGAAATCAATAGATGAATTGTTTCTGAAGGGAAAGAATGAAGTAAATAATGCGGCTCTGAAAGAGCTTATGCAAAAG ACAGGTTTCAACATAGAAGAGATTCTAAGAAAGTACATTAGGTATGCTTTGAATGAAAAACCTTTCAACCCTGACTTGGTTGTGAACCTTATACATCTAAGAAAATCATCAATGCTGGAAGATGCTCAAGTTGCAGAAATATTGAATGAGGTTTCAAGGCGAATTGTCAAAGAGAAAG GGCCTGTGGTGATGGACCTGTCAGGTTTCACAGAGAAGGGTTTCAAACGAAAACTTGCTGTCCAAGTGTTATTTGGAAAGATCTTTTACTTGTCTGAG CTTCCAGAATTTTGCACAAGGGACAGCTCTCTCATTGTCAAGGAAATATTCGGGGTCACAGA TGAGGATGCAGACACTCTTCGCATTCACACGCTTTCCGAAACAGATGCCATTGAATCAGCCAAGAAGATGGTCGATGATTCTAGCTCCGAGGATCACGATGATTGA
- the LOC122052295 gene encoding thylakoid lumenal 17.4 kDa protein, chloroplastic-like produces the protein MGVVVREPTAARQGRRREGSRMASVCLPTAGSSISHSRLSHSSAPKPRPQFRLRVQCAATEEPTVVTNDFESDSLGRMKNLACGLIAAFAITTCSPVIAASQRLPPLSTEPDRCERAFVGNTIGQANGVYDKPLDLRFCDYENDKSHLKGKTLSAALMSGAKFDGADMTEVVMSKAYAVGASFKGVDFSNAVLDRVNFGKANLQGAIFKNTVLSGSTFDDAQLEDAVFEDTIIGYIDLQKLCTNTTLGSDRRAELGCK, from the exons ATGGGCGTCGTCGTCAGAGAGCCAACGGCAGCGCGCCAAGGTCGAAGAAGAGAAGGCAGCAGAATGGCGTCAGTGTGCCTTCCCACCGCCGGTTCCTCTATCTCGCACTCGCGCCTCTCCCACAGCTCGGCCCCGAAACCTCGCCCCCAATTCCGACTCCGAGTCCAATGCGCAG CAACTGAAGAGCCAACAGTAGTTACCAATGATTTTGAGTCTGACTCCTTGGGAAGAATGAAAAATCTTGCTTGTGGACTGATTGCCGCCTTTGCAATAACTACTTGTTCTCCTGTTATTGCAGCGAGTCAG AGGCTACCTCCTTTATCGACTGAGCCAGATCGTTGTGAACGTGCATTTGTTGGAAACACAATAGGCCAAGCAAATGGCGTATATGACAAGCCGCTGGACCTTCGTTTTTGCGACTATGAAAATGACAAATCACACCTCAAAGGGAAAACACTTTCAGCTGCTCTCATGTCGGGCGCTAAGTTTGATGGTGCCGACATGACTGAAGTCGTGATGTCTAAAGCATATGCTGTTGGTGCAAGCTTCAAAG GTGTTGATTTTTCAAATGCGGTGCTCGATCGGGTTAACTTTGGAAAGGCAAATCTTCAGGGTGCAATTTTTAAGAACACTGTGTTATCAGGTTCTACTTTTGATGATGCTCAACTAGAAGATGCTGTGTTTGAAGACACCATAATCGGATACATCGATCTCCAAAAGCTTTGCACAAACACGACATTAGGATCGGACAGGAGAGCTGAGTTAGGATGCAAGTGA
- the LOC122053968 gene encoding MLO-like protein 6: protein MAAGGGGGEGSRSMEETPTWAVAVVCLVLVVISILIEHAIHLLAMWLKKHHKRALYEALEKIKSELMLMGFISFLLTVGQSSISKICVPMSVGNSWHPCDPSEEADITGSGRRLLQFRRSLAAGGSSDNCTDKGKVALISGEAINQLHIFIFVLAVSHVLYCICTLALGRLKMKKWKAWESETRTAEYQFTHDPDRFRFARDTSFGRRHLNFWSKSPFLIWILCFARQFGRSVPKVDYLTLRHGFIVAHLAPHSSSKFNFQKYIKRSLEEDFKVVVGISPTIWFIAVVFLLFSTHGWQSYLWQPFIPLIIILMVGTKLQVIITKMAIQIMERGDVVKGVPVVRPRDNLFWFNRPGLLLFLIHFVLFQNAFQLAFFAWTWYEFGYPSCFHKRIADIVIRISMGILIQVLCSYVTLPLYALVTQMGTNLKPTIFSDRVAVALRKWHRTARKNLKESRKSGSVTPSTSRPTTPAHGSSPVYLLQYYQNVVDYSAQNSPKKNIEDDDDRFDPEGLPSPSGHLNGDSFSHYRNAMPKRFVDDDVGVEQADDGELQLPIRHESDIGRVSSVVSVDFSFDKRQR, encoded by the exons ATGGCGGCCGGAGGAGGCGGCGGCGAAGGCAGCCGGTCGATGGAGGAGACTCCGACGTGGGCGGTTGCTGTCGTGTGCTTGGTCCTAGTAGTCATCTCCATCCTCATCGAGCATGCCATCCACCTCCTTGCCATG TGGTTGAAGAAACACCATAAACGAGCACTCTACGAAGCACTCGAGAAGATCAAATCCG AATTGATGCTGATGGGGTTCATATCCTTTCTGTTGACGGTCGGGCAAAGCAGCATCTCGAAGATATGCGTGCCCATGAGCGTTGGGAACTCATGGCACCCCTGCGACCCCTCCGAAGAGGCCGACATCACCGGCAGCGGCCGAAGGCTTCTGCAATTCAGACGCAGTTTAGCTGCAGGGGGTTCATCGGATAACTGCACAGACAAG GGAAAAGTAGCTTTAATTTCGGGTGAAGCGATCAATCAACTTCATATCTTTATCTTCGTCTTGGCGGTCTCCCATGTCCTCTATTGTATCTGCACATTGGCGTTGGGTAGACTGAAG atgaagaagtggaaggcTTGGGAATCGGAGACTAGAACAGCTGAATACCAATTCACTCATG ATCCTGACAGGTTTCGGTTCGCAAGGGATACATCGTTCGGCCGCCGACACTTGAACTTCTGGAGCAAGTCGCCGTTCCTCATTTGGATT CTCTGTTTCGCGAGGCAATTCGGGAGGTCGGTACCGAAAGTGGACTACTTGACGTTAAGGCATGGGTTCATCGTC GCACATTTGGCTCCACATAGCTCAAGCAAGTTCAATTTCCAAAAGTACATTAAGAGATCActggaagaggacttcaaagtaGTTGTTGGCATAAG CCCTACGATATGGTTCATCGCCGTCGTCTTCCTGCTATTCAGCACCCATG GGTGGCAGTCCTATTTATGGCAACCATTCATTCCTTTGATT ATAATTCTCATGGTCGGAACAAAACTTCAAGTGATCATAACAAAGATGGCCATACAGATTATGGAGCGCGGAGATGTCGTTAAGGGTGTCCCAGTTGTTCGGCCTCGAGACAACCTCTTCTGGTTCAATCGGCCgggccttctcctcttcctcatccATTTCGTCTTATTTCAG AATGCATTTCAGCTGGCCTTCTTCGCCTGGACTTGG TATGAATTCGGCTACCCTTCGTGCTTCCACAAGCGAATTGCCGACATTGTAATTCGCATATCCATGGG CATTCTCATACAGGTTTTGTGTAGCTATGTGACGCTGCCTCTGTATGCATTGGTGACACAG ATGGGGACGAATCTGAAGCCTACTATTTTCAGTGATAGAGTAGCCGTTGCTCTACGAAAATGGCACCGCACCGCGAGGAAGAACTTGAAAGAGAGTAGGAAGTCTGGTAGTGTGACACCTTCAACGAGCCGGCCGACGACTCCAGCCCACGGCTCATCGCCAGTCTACCTCTTGCAGTACTACCAAAATGTGGTGGACTATAGTGCCCAAAACTCCCCCAAGAAGAACATTGAGGATGATGATGACCGGTTTGATCCCGAGGGCTTGCCATCGCCGTCCGGCCACCTGAATGGTGATTCGTTCTCGCACTACAGGAATGCGATGCCGAAGAGGTTTGTGGATGATGATGTAGGGGTGGAGCAAGCCGACGATGGTGAATTGCAGTTGCCAATTAGGCACGAGAGTGATATTGGCCGTGTAAGCAGTGTAGTGTCGGTTGATTTTTCGTTTGACAAGAGGCAAAGATAG